From one Gemmatimonadota bacterium genomic stretch:
- the tcuB gene encoding tricarballylate utilization 4Fe-4S protein TcuB, with protein sequence MPAPETLAEARRVMTLCNACRYCEGFCAVFQAMELRTVFADHDLNYLANLCHDCRGCWYACQYAPPHPFDINVPRVLADLRLQTYRDLARPRALGSLFRRPGRVAFAAVAGATLAVLGTVLWGPGPDVLTRSHVGPGSFYAVVPYAVMVGMGSALGLLVLAAWLLSIRAAGWLRDTGGVRPLIAATLDAARLTYLGGGGEGCPYPEERSSRRRRVFHHLVFWGFLTDFAATTVAAFYHHVLGLDAPYAWTSLPVVLGSAGGVGLLLGTAGLLALRRGADPDPAFPPARALDTPFLVLLGLTALTGFAVLFGRETAAMGALLVVHLGVVFGLFVTLPYGKLVHAVHRFGALVRWNGERGQR encoded by the coding sequence ATGCCCGCTCCTGAGACGCTCGCGGAGGCGCGGCGCGTCATGACGCTGTGCAACGCCTGCCGCTACTGCGAAGGGTTCTGTGCCGTATTCCAGGCGATGGAGCTCCGCACGGTCTTCGCGGACCACGACCTGAACTATCTGGCCAACCTCTGTCACGACTGCCGAGGCTGCTGGTACGCCTGCCAGTACGCGCCGCCGCACCCGTTCGACATCAACGTCCCGCGCGTGCTGGCGGACCTGCGGCTCCAGACCTACCGGGACCTGGCGCGCCCTCGCGCGCTCGGCAGCCTCTTCCGCCGTCCGGGACGCGTGGCGTTCGCGGCGGTGGCCGGCGCCACGCTCGCGGTGCTCGGCACCGTCCTGTGGGGACCGGGCCCGGACGTGCTCACCCGCAGCCACGTCGGTCCGGGCTCGTTCTACGCGGTCGTGCCCTACGCCGTCATGGTGGGCATGGGCAGCGCGCTGGGTCTGCTGGTCCTGGCAGCCTGGCTCCTGAGCATCCGGGCCGCGGGTTGGCTGCGCGACACCGGGGGCGTGCGGCCGCTGATCGCGGCCACCCTGGACGCGGCCCGCCTCACGTATCTGGGGGGTGGAGGGGAGGGCTGTCCCTACCCGGAGGAGCGCAGCTCCAGGCGACGCCGCGTCTTCCACCACCTGGTGTTCTGGGGCTTCCTGACCGATTTCGCCGCCACGACGGTCGCCGCCTTCTACCACCACGTGCTGGGGCTGGACGCCCCCTACGCCTGGACCAGCCTACCGGTAGTGCTCGGCTCCGCCGGCGGGGTCGGTCTCCTGCTGGGCACGGCGGGTCTGCTGGCCCTGCGGCGTGGGGCCGACCCCGATCCGGCCTTCCCACCCGCGCGCGCCCTGGATACGCCCTTCCTGGTGCTGCTCGGGCTGACGGCCCTGACCGGGTTCGCGGTCCTCTTCGGTCGCGAGACGGCCGCCATGGGCGCGCTGCTGGTCGTGCATCTGGGCGTCGTGTTCGGCCTGTTCGTCACCCTGCCGTACGGGAAGCTGGTGCACGCGGTGCACCGCTTCGGCGCCCTGGTGCGCTGGAACGGGGAGCGGGGCCAACGTTGA